Proteins co-encoded in one Podospora pseudoanserina strain CBS 124.78 chromosome 7 map unlocalized CBS124.78p_7, whole genome shotgun sequence genomic window:
- a CDS encoding uncharacterized protein (EggNog:ENOG503NU78; COG:I), with amino-acid sequence MSEPTEPSAPTRRLTAKLGRLNPFKSSKRSKEDEDEEDIGEDIDDTTVAGGGHSAFDHTRHDLMVSDAIKSFLARQGVLPSKDDPEGLATLLDQPMVIPPASVFDRSHPLTEYFISSSHNTYLRAHQLYGKSDADAYRTILTAGARCVEIDAWDNPDDPSEPKVTHGYTLVSNVPFREVCEVIRNFVDYETSAGAAAAPILLSLENHCNPNGQLRLVQIMKEVFGDRLLSKAVREKGHEEQSESDPESHVRLEELGNKIAVIVEYHLPGEIDTSDSSSDSSSDEEEEAKKEREEYKARKRETEAAVIIPELEELGVYAQSVKPGDDSWYAGEGVLRNRPHHHLINISEAGLARHATDDVNTAAIQRHNSKHLMRVFPKGTRISSRNLSPVSFWALGAQILALNWQRFDASMQLNDALFAGTTGYVLKPMHLQHSGGGRLVKTRKRLRLHVAGASDVPVPKGRDSVLKPYVTVSLVQKDGTSLKQSKRKQKTSGYKKHGLRSALAALHSSEESPAETDPIWDETLEWEFEDDELVFLRIFIKSDDSFASNPILAVTAVRVLYVVQREWGFLRMLDLKGHETGCTLLVRFEIEDL; translated from the coding sequence ATGTCTGAGCCCACCGAACCGTCTGCTCCCACACGCCGTCTTACTGCCAAGCTTGGCAGGCTCAACCCCTTCAAGTCGTCCAAGCGATccaaagaggatgaggacgaggaagacatcGGCGAGGATATCGATGACACCACTGTTGCAGGAGGCGGCCACTCTGCGTTTGACCATACCCGCCATGATCTGATGGTGTCGGATGCCATCAAGTCCTTTCTTGCTCGACAAGGTGTTTTGCCTTCAAAGGATGACCCCGAGGGGCTAGCAACGTTGCTCGACCAGCCTATGGTCATACCGCCTGCGTCGGTGTTTGACAGATCTCACCCCCTCACCGAGTACTTTATCAGCTCCTCGCACAACACCTACCTGAGGGCCCATCAACTGTACGGCAAATCTGATGCTGATGCCTACAGGACTATCCTGACGGCTGGGGCACGCTGTGTCGAGATAGACGCGTGGGATAATCCCGATGACCCGTCTGAGCCGAAGGTAACTCATGGCTATACTTTGGTTTCGAATGTTCCTTTTCGGGAGGTTTGCGAGGTCATTAGGAACTTTGTTGACTACGAGACGTCTGctggcgcagcagcagcacctaTTCTCCTGTCTCTCGAGAATCACTGCAATCCAAATGGGCAGCTTCGGCTTGTTCAGATCATGAAGGAAGTCTTTGGTGACAGACTCTTGAGTAAAGCAGTCCGAGAAAAGGGACACGAAGAACAGTCCGAGTCGGACCCAGAATCCCACGTGCGCCTCGAGGAGTTGGGCAACAAGATCGCCGTCATTGTCGAGTATCACCTCCCCGGAGAGATCGACACATCCGATTCTTCCTCTGATTCCTCttctgacgaggaggaagaggcaaaaaaggaaagagaggaaTACAAAGCCCGCAAAAGGGAGACTGAAGCTGCCGTAATCATCCCCGAGCTGGAAGAGCTAGGCGTCTATGCCCAGTCGGTGAAGCCAGGCGATGATTCATGGTATGCCGGCGAGGGCGTCCTCAGGAACAGGCCGCATCACCACTTGATCAACATATCGGAAGCGGGCTTGGCTCGGCATGCCACCGACGATGTCAACACAGCAGCAATACAGCGGCACAACAGCAAACACCTTATGAGGGTTTTCCCCAAAGGCACCAGAATCTCGTCACGCAATCTATCACCCGTCTCATTTTGGGCACTTGGAGCTCAAATCCTAGCGCTAAACTGGCAGCGTTTCGACGCCAGCATGCAGCTCAACGACGCGCTCTTTGCGGGAACGACGGGTTATGTCCTCAAACCCATGCATCTTCAGCACTCGGGTGGTGGAAGATTGGTCAAAACGAGGAAACGACTGAGACTCCACGTGGCCGGAGCTAGTGATGTTCCTGTTCCCAAAGGGAGGGATTCGGTACTTAAGCCGTACGTGACGGTTTCATTGGTGCAGAAGGATGGCACATCGTTGAAGCAGTCAAAGAGAAAGCAGAAGACGTCAGGTTACAAGAAGCATGGGCTGAGATCTGCCCTGGCTGCTCTTCACTCGAGCGAGGAGAGTCCAGCTGAGACGGATCCGATCTGGGATGAAACTCTGGAATGGGAGTTTGAAGACGACGAGCTGGTGTTTCTGCGCATCTTTATCAAGAGTGACGATTCTTTTGCAAGCAATCCCATCTTGGCAGTTACCGCAGTACGAGTTTTGTATGTGGTTCAGCGGGAGTGGGGATTCCTCAGGATGCTGGACCTAAAAGGGCACGAGACAGGTTGCACCTTGCTGGTTCGCTTTGAGATAGAAGACTTGTAG
- a CDS encoding uncharacterized protein (EggNog:ENOG503P4NM; COG:G) produces MSPARPQIFLVRHAESVHNVTKDFNIRDPGLTQVGHEQAAALEASFPDLSSVAVVITSPLTRAIETTLDAFGSILPGGNNLILDPYLQERSDLPCDTGSPISVLKERFPSFPDGVWSSLAGNASELDGDDWLEKKGDYAADDESVTKRAEKVRKILWNVAQNIQQAQKEEDKKAAEEREDLKTSIVVVTHGVFMKFLTEDETIDLPKAGWKDYYVEEADKFDGKGKRIPVKRSPPCRQNPPHLTSNTTRTPEPLNP; encoded by the exons ATGTCCCCAGCCAGGCCCCAAATCTTTCTTGTCCGGCATGCCGAGTCGGTTCACAATGTCACCAAAGACTTCAACATTCGCGACCCCGGGTTAACCCAAGTTGGCCATGAGCAGGCTGCCGCCTTGGAGGCATCCTTCCCCGACTTGTcctctgttgctgttgtcatTACCTCCCCTCTGACAAGAGCAATCGAGACGACACTCGACGCCTTTGGCTCGATTCTCCCCGGCGGCAACAACCTGATACTGGACCCCTACCTCCAAGAGCGAAGCGACTTGCCCTGCGACACTGGCTCTCCCATCTCGGTGCTCAAAGAGAGATTCCCTTCATTTCCCGATGGTGTCTGGTCCAGTTTGGCTGGAAACGCTTCGGAACTCGATGGTGACGACTGGCTGGAAAAGAAGGGCGATTATGCAGCGGACGATGAGAGCGTAACCAAAAGGGCGGAGAAGGTCAGGAAGATTTTGTGGAATGTTGCCCAGAACATTCAGCAGgcgcagaaggaggaggacaagaaggccgccgaAGAAAGGGAGGACTTGAAAACGAGCATCGTGGTGGTTACACATGGGGTTTTTATGAAGTTTTTGACAGAGGACGAGACAATCGATTTGCCAAAGGCTGGATGGAAGGATTACTATGTGGAAGAAGCCGACAAGTTTGATGGAAAGGGCAAGAGAATT CCTGTAAAACGATCACCGCCTTGTAGACAG AATCCACCCCATCTAACTAGTAACACCACCCGAACCCCTGAACCTCTGAACCCCTGA
- a CDS encoding uncharacterized protein (COG:S; EggNog:ENOG503P7S3), whose amino-acid sequence MPIKSSTSFSPGDTVRYKPVGGPDSNTSESVGKIKDVLTEPGKQAGRHVNASAEMPRYEIENLNTGKTSTIYERNILGIEK is encoded by the exons ATGCCAATCAAATCCTCCACAAGCTTCTCCCCAGGCGACACGGTTCGTTACAAGCCGGTGGGCGGTCCAGACAGCAACACGTCCGAGTCGGTGGGAAAGATCAAGGATGTCTTGACTGAGCCCGGTAAACAGGCTGGTCGGCACGTCAACGCCAGCGCTGAGATGCCCAGATACGAG ATTGAGAACCTCAATACGGGAAAGACATCTACCATCTACGAGCGGAACATCTTGGGCATCGAGAAGTGA
- a CDS encoding uncharacterized protein (EggNog:ENOG503NW5Y; MEROPS:MER0017177; COG:I): MASTAFPKLARKAILSDGTTYGYIHVLATGSKPTFLLLHGAPSSSYIWHHQVELLPKAGFGILVPDLLGYGDTDKPESYEPYQMKCLVPQVHELVTKVLDTPKVIGVGHDFGAGLLSHLYVHHKELFSQLVFIATGFMFLDSPFDPDSVIQMSKEILGYSTSGYVKVFISPDGATLVEKNDRRVDSLFYAQDPKVWIEYFGEPGGFTKFLESDIEIPVAHWISPAELEMHNRILRAGGYTGPFNWYKAAVFCGPAKEDQDLPAEEKMINIPTLFIATLKDYAVITDMHIQNLRGLAKDLRVEKLDVGHWAMLEGKERVEALLEEVGNAQIREL, translated from the exons ATGGCTTCGACTGCCTTCCCCAAGCTCGCCAGAAAGGCAATACTGAGTGACGGTACAACCTATGGTTACATTCACGTCCTTGCTACTGGCAGCAAACCCACATTTCTCCTGCTCCATGGCGCACCAAGCTCCAGTTATATTTGGCATCACCAAGTCGAGCTATTGCCCAAGGCTGGCTTTGGTATTTTGGTACCGGACCTTCTCGGCTATGGCGACACGGACAAACCGGAATCCTACGAGCCATATCAGATGAAGTGTCTTGTTCCCCAAGTCCATGAACTTGTGACCAAGGTTCTCGACACCCCAAAGGTCATTGGAGTCGGGCATGACTTTGGTGCCGGACTTCTTTCACACCTTTACGTGCACCACAAAGAGCTCTTCAGTCAACTGGTGTTCATAGCAACTGGCTTCATGTTTTTGGACTCGCCGTTTGATCCTG ACTCCGTGATACAAATGTCCAAAGAGATTCTAGGATACAGCACTTCTGGCTACGTCAAGGTCTTTATATCCCCGGATGGCGCAACCCTGGTTGAGAAGAATGACAGGCGCGTCGATTCGCTTTTCTATGCCCAGGACCCCAAAGTGTGGATTGAATACTTTGGGGAACCGGGAGGCTTTACCAAGTTCCTAGAGTCCGACATCGAGATTCCTGTTGCCCACTGGATTTCGCCCGCCGAACTGGAGATGCACAACAGAATCTTGAGGGCAGGAGGATACACTGGTCCTTTCAATTGGTACAAGGCTGCTGTGTTTTGTGGACCAGCCAAAGAGGATCAGGACTTGCCAGCGGAGGAGAAAATGATCAATATTCCTACTCTCTTCATCGCCACCCTCAAGGACTACGCAGTGATCACTGATATGCACATCCAAAATCTTCGTGGGCTGGCAAAAGATTTGAGGGTTGAGAAGCTCGACGTTGGACACTGGGCCATGCTcgagggaaaagaaagggTTGAGGCtcttcttgaggaggttggtaATGCTCAGATCAGAGAGTTGTGA